Proteins encoded together in one Cherax quadricarinatus isolate ZL_2023a chromosome 68, ASM3850222v1, whole genome shotgun sequence window:
- the Rheb gene encoding GTP-binding protein Rheb homolog, which yields MPPKNRKVAVMGYRSVGKSSLCIQFVDGQFVDSYDPTIENTFTKKLKVRGQEYGLELVDTAGQDEYSIFPAQYSMDIHGYVLVYSITSEKSFEVAQVIYDKILDMMGKVTVPVVLVGNKNDLHMERVVSTDQARKVADTWKAVFLETSAKQHEAVNDIFTRVILEIEKADGNSVRDGTCHIS from the exons ATGCCCCCCAAGAACAGAAAAGTGGCCGTGATGGGCTACAGGAGCGTTG GAAAATCTTCATTGTGCATCCAGTTTGttgatggccagtttgttgacaGTTATGACCCAACTATTGAGAACACATTTACGAAGAAACTTAAA GTTAGAGGTCAAGAATATGGCTTAGAGCTAGTAGACACAGCTGGTCAAGATGAGTACAGCATCTTCCCAGCACAGTACTCTATGGACATTCATGGTTATGTTCTGGTCTACTCCATCACTTCAGAAAAGTCATTTGAGGTGGCACAAGTCATTTATGATAAAATTCTTGACATGATGGGCAAAGTCAC TGTTCCTGTAGTTTTAGTTGGCAACAAGAATGATCTTCACATGGAACGTGTAGTGAGTACTGATCAAGCACGCAAAGTTGCAGACACCTGGAAGGCAGTTTTTCTTGAAACCAGTGCCAAGCAACATGAG GCTGTAAACGACATCTTCACAAGAGTCATTCTAGAGATTGAGAAGGCAGATGGAAACTCGGTCCGAGATGGAACCTGCCATATTTCGTGA